In Candidatus Angelobacter sp., a single window of DNA contains:
- a CDS encoding porin family protein — protein MRKRTKSAIGIGMMAVLASLTPALAQSYGGGAAQGFYFRGGIGPEISQRTDVNEFFGPVSGIKVKYDPGFRISAAAGYMFCNYFSAELESGVLYNSIKSITGSPDTDASLSNIPMLVNAVFHFPLQHNFVPYVGLGAGATTSVLDINRATISGARLNGNDSDVEWALQGFAGFRYEFNDSMAVGFGYKFLATGEPSWDVFSFSSGSGQLRFDNARTHSFMAEFSMKF, from the coding sequence ATGCGAAAGCGGACCAAATCAGCGATTGGTATTGGGATGATGGCGGTGCTTGCGTCGTTGACGCCGGCACTGGCTCAAAGCTACGGCGGAGGAGCCGCCCAGGGATTTTATTTTCGGGGCGGCATCGGACCGGAGATCTCGCAACGAACCGATGTGAACGAGTTCTTCGGGCCGGTCTCCGGAATCAAGGTCAAGTACGATCCGGGATTCCGCATCAGCGCGGCCGCCGGCTACATGTTCTGCAACTACTTCAGCGCGGAACTGGAGTCGGGCGTCCTCTACAACTCGATCAAGTCCATCACCGGATCGCCGGACACCGATGCGAGCCTTTCGAATATCCCGATGCTCGTCAACGCGGTGTTTCATTTCCCGCTGCAGCACAATTTTGTGCCGTATGTGGGACTTGGGGCGGGCGCGACCACCAGTGTTCTCGACATCAATCGCGCCACGATCAGCGGAGCGCGGTTGAATGGGAACGATTCGGACGTTGAATGGGCCTTGCAGGGTTTCGCCGGGTTTCGGTACGAATTCAACGACAGTATGGCCGTCGGTTTCGGCTACAAGTTTCTGGCCACCGGGGAACCCTCGTGGGACGTGTTTTCCTTCAGCAGCGGTTCCGGCCAGCTCCGGTTTGACAACGCGCGGACGCACTCGTTTATGGCGGAGTTTT